The sequence TTCATCATGGCGAACTGGGATGGATTGTCGGTATAGTATTTCGCGGCGTTGACCGGATCGGTGCTCGCCCAGCCCTGGAGAACGGTCGGCTTCACGAAGGCACCGGCAAAACCCATGGTGTCGGTGAAGGCCATCGCGGCGGTCGGATCGACCTCCGCCCATTTTCCGAAAAGCAGCACGGAAGCGAGGATGCGCTCGTTGAAAGGCAATGCATCGAGCTTCTCCGCCTCCCCTGCGAACTCATCGGGGCCGAGGCTCGCATAGCGGTCGAGCAAGGCCTGGATGCGGTTGCTCTGTCCCGGCTTGTTGTAGATTTCATCGAGCGTCCTCGCCTTCTTGTCCCTTCCTGGCTGCTCCCCCGCCCTGTCCATCCCCGGGCGCGCGCCGGGGCCCGTTCGGGCGTTCAGTGCCTCAAGGCCATCGGCGGTGGCGGGGTCACCGCCGGATTTGCCTACGCCAAATCCCACACCCAGCCCGATGGCCAGTGCCAAACCCGGAATCAATACGTTCGTTTTCATGATGATAAAAAATGGAATCAGCCGTGCAACACCGGCGGCAGGGCAAAGTTGCGCGGGATCCGGGAAACCGCCGCAAAAAAAAGCCGCTCCGGACAGGAGCGGCTTTTTGGAAAAGGTTCGGAAAGCGGATCAACGCTTGGAGAACTGGAAGCGGGCGCGGGCGCCTGGCTGGCCGGATTTCTTGCGCTCCTTCATGCGAGGATCCCGGGTGAGGAAACCTTCCGGCTTGATGAGCTTGCGGTGCTCGGGATCGACCAAGGTCAGCGAGCGGGAGATTGCATGTCGGATGGCGGTGGCCTGGGCATGCTTGCCGCCGCCCTTGACGACCACGTTTGCGTCGAACTTGTTGACCAGGTTGACGGCCTGGAAGGGCGCGATGACGGTGTTCTGGAGGTCGATGGTCGGCAGGTATTCCTCGAAAGAGATCCCGTTGATGGTGATCTCCCCGGTTCCCTCGGAGAGGCGCACGTGTGCGACTGCGGTCTTGCGGCGCCCGGTTGCGCTCTTGGTTTCGGTGGCTGGCATGGTGTTGGAAAGTTAGGTTAGCGGATCTCGTGGACGGCCGGTTGCTGGGCCTCGTGAGGATGGCTCTCGCCGGCATAGACCTTGAGTTTGCCGAACTGGGCGCGGCCAAGGCGGGTCTTGGGGATCATGCCCCAGACAGCACGTTCAACCAGGAGCACCGGGCGGCGCTCACGCAGCTTGTGCGGGGTCTCCACCTTCTTGCCGCCGACGTAGCCGGTGAAGCGGGTGTAGATCTTCTCGGTTTCCTTGTTGCCGGTCAGTACGCATTGATCCGCGTTGATCACCACGACGAAGTCGCCGGTGTCAACGTGGGTGGTGAAAATCGGCTTGTGCTTGCCACGGAGCAAACGCGCGGCTTCGACGGCTACCTGGCCGAGGACTTTGCCTTTGGCGTCGATCACATACCATTTGCGGTCAACTTCGTGCGGCTTTGCGGAAAATGTCTTCATTTCTTTGGATGGGAAGTCCTGCGGGACGTGCGCGAAATTGCTCGTTTCCCGAAGGGGCGCGAAAGCTAGGGCAGCCGCGGCGGGCATGTCAACCGGGAAATATCGTGAAACTTGAGCATTTTTTCCTTGGCTGCGGCCATGAATCGACAGGATTCCATCCGAGCCCACGCGGATGGCGGGGTGGCAGGGGTTGCCACCGATGGCCCTGTCTTCCGGCATCCATCCAAATTTCCCCTCCCCGCCCCATTTTGCCCTTTTCCCCCCGCCGCAAGTCGGCTGTATTCGCCCTGCGGAAGCG comes from Akkermansiaceae bacterium and encodes:
- the rpsI gene encoding 30S ribosomal protein S9; its protein translation is MPATETKSATGRRKTAVAHVRLSEGTGEITINGISFEEYLPTIDLQNTVIAPFQAVNLVNKFDANVVVKGGGKHAQATAIRHAISRSLTLVDPEHRKLIKPEGFLTRDPRMKERKKSGQPGARARFQFSKR
- the rplM gene encoding 50S ribosomal protein L13, whose protein sequence is MKTFSAKPHEVDRKWYVIDAKGKVLGQVAVEAARLLRGKHKPIFTTHVDTGDFVVVINADQCVLTGNKETEKIYTRFTGYVGGKKVETPHKLRERRPVLLVERAVWGMIPKTRLGRAQFGKLKVYAGESHPHEAQQPAVHEIR